Sequence from the Streptomyces sp. R33 genome:
CCGGATGGCCTCGGAGGCGAGGTCGACGTCGCCCGAGTAGCCCTCGTTGAAGACGAGGTACAGGACGCGCAGCACGGTGGCGACATCGCCGGGCTGGTCGAATCGCACGCCGGAGACGGTGCGCTTGGCGCGGCTGATGCGCTGTGCCATGGTCGCCTCGGGCACCAGGTAGGCGTGGGCGATCTGGCGGGTGGTCAGCCCGCCGACGGCGCGCAAGGTGAGCGCGACCGCGGACGACGGCGTCAGAGAGGGGTGGGCGCAGAGGAAGTAGAGCTGGAGCGTGTCGTCCACCGCGGGCGTGGGCCCGGGCGCCGGCTCCTCCTCGACGCGGTCCTCCCGCCGGCGGCGTGAGGCGTCCGCCCGCCTCGCGTCGAGGAACCGGCGCCAGGCCACCGTGACCAGCCAGCCCTTCGCATCCCGTGGCGGGTCGACCGGCCAGACCCGGACCGCCTCGACCAGCGCCTCCTGCACGGCGTCCTCGGCCGCCGCGAAGTCGGCTCCGCGGCGGACGAGGACGGTGAGGACGCTCGGTGTGAGGTTGCGGAGCAGGGCCTCGTCCATCGACGACGTCACTCCGTGACGGTGGTGTGACAGCCCAGGAACGGGCGCAGCTCGAGCCACTCGTGGATCGGCTTCCCGCCCGCGCCGGGGGCGGCCGACAGCTCCCCGGCCAGCTCGACGGCGCGCTCGTAGCTGTCGACGTCGATCACCATCCAGCCGGCGATGAGGTCCTTGGTCTCGGCGAACGGGCCGTCGGTGACCGGCGGGCGCCCCTCACCGTCGTACCGGACGAAGGTTCCCTCGGGGGCGAGCGCCTGACCGTCGACGAACTCGCCCGTCCCCTCGAGCCGGGCCGCGAAGTCGGTCATGTACTGCATGTGCGCCGAGATCTCCTCGGGCGTCCACTGGTCCATGGGCACGTCGTTGACCGCAGCCGGGGCGCCGCGGTAGTGCTTGAGCAGCAAGTACTTGGCCATGATGCTTCTCCTCGGTGCTGGTGCGACCCATTCTGGTCGCCTTCACTCCGGGGACGGAGCCGGCCACGGGTTCTCGACACCGCCGCCCGATTTTTTTGGCTCTCGTACATGAGCCCGAAGTGCGGGCCCCGGAGCACCCTCCCCGCCCCCGCATGGGGCGTGCGGACTACGGCGCGTCCAACCTGCGACGGCCTCCGCCCTCACTCGGCCCTCTTGGCGGCGTCCACTGGCATCTCGGCTCCCGCGAGGGCACGCAAAGGCCCGGTTAAGATCATGGTTTCGTCCAACGAGGGGAAACCATGCGGAAGATCGTCACAGGCACGGCTCTGGTGCTGGCCGCCGGGCTGCTGACCGGATGCGGTAGCGGCGGGAGCAAGTCCGAGGAGGCGAAGGGCTCGACGGCCCCGGACAAGCCCGCCGCCACCGCGAGCAGCAGCCCGTCGGGATCCGGCAAGCCGGCCTCGGGCGGAGGTGAGGTCAGCCACGAGGTGACCCTGGAAGTGCTCGGCTCCGGACCCGCGCAGGTCTACTACAACCTGGCGTCCAACAAGGGCGAACAGGTGACGCTGCCTTGGAAGAAGACGGAGACGATCACCTTCACCACCGAAGCCGAGAAGCGCATCGGCACGACGGTCTCCGTGGTCCCGGGTTCGGTGCAGGCCGCCGACGGCATGCTCAAGCCGGCGTCGTGCGTGATCACCGTCGACGGCAAGAAGGTCGCCGACAACCAGGACGGCAAGACACCCATGTGCAGCTACCGCCTGAAGTGACCGTGACACCGGCCCGGCGCGCCGTGCAGCCGGCGATGTCCGGGCTGCGCCGGGCCGGTTTGCCGCTGGGGCCGCGGAGCCGGCGTCCCCGCCGTCCCGGAGGACGGGCCCGCCGAGGCCTCCGTGCCTGGCCCTATTGCGGCTTCGGCCCCTTCATCAGCTTGCTGAGCTCCTCCAGCTGTCCTTCCTTCATGCCCCGGACGTAGTCCCAGCCATTGTGGTCGCCGCCCTGGATCTCGTGGATCGTGACCTTGAGCGGGCCCTTGCCGAACTGCTGCTGGAACTTCTCCATCCGGTCGCGGCCGCCCTCCTTGGTGCCGTACTGGAAGAGGACGTTCACATCGGGGCCCTTGTTGGCGATCAGCTTCGGGGCGAGCTTCTCGGGGTTGTTCGCGTCCATTTCCGCCTGGTGGCCCTTCCAGAGCGGGGAGTCGGGGACGATCTCCCCGCCGTTGGCTATGACGGCCCGGAAGCGGTCCGGCTTCTGGAGGAGCTGCTTGAGGCCGACGAACGCGCCGGAGGAGTTGCCCATGAAGGCCCAACCGTCGCGGGACTTGTAGGTACGGAAGTTGGCCCGGGCGAGGTCGGGTACGTCCTCGCCGATCCAGGTGCCCATCTTGGCCTGGCCGGGGATGTCGGAGCCGTCGTAGTAGTACTTGTTGTCCGGGTTCAGGATCGGCATGACCAGGATGAACGGGAGGCTCTTGCCGGCCGCGGCACCCTCGGCGACGGCCTTCTGGAGGCCCAGCTGCGGCATGGTCGCCCAGTAGTTGTCGGCGTTCCCGTTGCCTCCGGGCAGCGCGATCATGACCGGGAAAGCGCTCTTCGCGTACTCCGGGCGGTCGTACTCCTTGGGCGTCCACACCCAGACGCTTCCCTCGAAGCCGGACTTGGGGCCCTTCACCCGGGCCTTGGATATGCGGGTGCCGTCGTCCAGCTTGACCGTCTGCTTGAAGTCGGTGAACGGGCCGGTGGGGAGGGACACGTCCGGGTCCGCGCTCGGCGCGGAGGTCTGCTTCCCACCGCCGGTCTCGTTGTTCTTGTCCTTTTCTGCCCCGGTGGAGGGCTTCGCGTAGCTGACGGACTCCCCGTTCCCGTCGAACCAGTCCGTCTTCCAGGAGATCAACCCGGCGCCGGCGCCGGCGACCAGGGCCACGGCCACCGCGGAGCCGATCCACACCTTCTTGCGGGATCGCCTGGGCGGCTGTGACTGCGGCTGCGGCTGCGGGTACACGTGCACGAACTTCGCTCCGAAAGGTGCGGCTGCCCTCGAGCGGGCAGAACGGGTGGGTCCTCCTCTCTGGATGTGTTTCTCGACCTCAAGGTTGCAAAAATATGCAATAAATGTCGTTTAGATTTCAAATGAGTACGGACCGAGTGGTTCCGGACAGGTTTTACGCACCGTGCGTGATGTTCCGGCCGACGATCGGAGTGACGGGAGGTGCCAGGGCCGGGCGCTGGCGAAATGCGGTCCATCGGATGCATGGCTGGGAATCGACCCATCTGCACCCTTCAAGTCCTTTTGCGGGATGCGTGAGCCGATCCCTACGCTACGGTAACTTCGCTGTCTGTAACGGGGATGTCCCATGGAGAACGCGAAGCATGAACACCAGCACATTGAATCGGCACAGCCGGTTAGAGGCCCTGGGGGCCCACGTACCCGAGACCGTGGTGACCACCCGGGAGCTGACCGAGGGGATATCCGCCGTCCGTGACGCGGACCTCCAGCGGATCACCGGAATCGCCGAGCGCCGGGTGTACGACCCGGATCCGGCAGTCGCCGAGAACTCCTTCTCGATGGCCCTGTCCGCCGCGCGGGACTGCCTTGCCGCCTCCCGCTACGAGGCCGCCGACCTCGACGTCGTCATATCGGCCTCGATCACCCGGTTCACGGACGGGGGCCGCTTCACCTTCGAACCGTCCTTCGCCGCGCTGCTCGCCCGGGAGCTGGGCGCCCGACCCGCCGTCCAATTCGACGTGTCCAACGCCTGCGCCGGCATGATGACCGGCGTCTACCTGCTCGACCGCATGATCCGCTCCGGCGCGGTACGCAACGGCCTGGTCGTCAGCGGTGAGCAGGCCACCGCCGTCGCCGAGACGGCGGCCCGCGAGGTCACCGACTCCTACGACCCGCAGTTCGCCTCGCTCTCCGTCGGCGACTCGGCGGCCGCCGTCGTCCTGGACGCCTCCACCGACGAGGCCGACCGAATCCACTACGTGGAACTGATGACCTGCTCGGAGTACTCCCACCTGTGCATGGGAATGCCGAGCGACCGCAGCCAGGGCGTGGCCCTCTACACGGACAACAAGAAGATGCACAACCGCGACCGGCTCAAACTGTGGCCGCGGTTCCATCGGGACCTCCTGGCCAAGCAGGGCCGGGAATTCGCCGACGAGGCGTTCGACTACGTCATCCAGCACCAGGTCGGCACCCGTTTCATCGACTACGTGAACCAGACGGCCGAAGCCGAGTTCAAGACCCCGATGCCCAGTTCCCTCGCGGTCGTCGAGAAGTACGGCAACACCGCGACCACCGCCCACTTCCTGACGCTGCGTGAGCACCTGCGGGCCGGTACCGCCCGCCCCGGATCCCGGTTCCTCATGGTCCCCGCCGCCTCCGGCGTCGTGACCGGCGCCCTGTCGGCCACGATCACGAACATGGGGGTCTGACCCATGGGAATGGTCATCGCCGCAGCCCACACCGCCGCGCACCACGGCACGGGACCCGCCTCCGCCGTCGAACTCGCGAGCCGGGCCGCCCGCGCCTGCCTGTCGCAGGCGCAGGTCTCCCCGTCATCCGTCGGCGTCCTCATCAACGTCGGCGTCTACCGGGAGTCCAACACCTTCGAACCCGCCCTCGCGGCCCTGATCCAGAAGGAGGTCGGCATCAACCTGGACTACATCGCCGACCCGGCCCCCGCCGCCGGCTTCTCCTTCGACCTGATGAACGGTGCCTGCGGTGTCCTCAACGCCGTACAGCTCGCCCAGAGCCTCCTCGACACCGGCAGTGCCGAACGCGTCCTGATCACGGCCGCCGACGTGCACCCCGGCGGCGACGCACGCCTCGACCCCGACTACCCGTACGCGGACCTCGCCGGCGCCTTCCTCCTCCAGCGCAGCGCGGACCCCGACGCCGGGTTCGGCCCCGTGTCCTCCTACTTGGGCGACGGACCCAGCGACACCGAGGGGTACCTCGACACCGCGGTCATGGGCAGCGAGGGCCGCTCCCGGATCACGGTCCGCCGTACGGAGGGACACCGTGCGCGGCGCAGCGCACTCGCCGCCGTGTGCACCGCCGGGTACGCCCGCGAGCACGGCATCGACCTGGACCGCACCGTCGTGGTCGGCCCGCACGCCGCGCAGGACACGGTCGTCGACGGAGACCGCGAGGAGATCGGCGACGGCGAGCCGCACACCGCGGCGCCGGTCCTCGGCTACCTCCAGGCCATGGCCGCCCCGCGCCCCGAGGACTGCGACCGGCTCCTGATCGTCGCCGTCGGCGCAGGCCCCGGCGCCGCCTGTGTCGGCTACCGGCCCGAAGGCTGGTGACGGGACGCCATGAGCACCGTTCCCCATTCCGCAACCGCCGCCGGCCTGGCCGACTGCCTGGAGCGCAACGCCGCCGCCTTCCCGCACAAGCCGGCCGTCATCCACCCCGACGGCCGCGAACCCGGCGGCGGCCTGCGCTACCGCGAAGTCACGTACAGGGAGTTGCAGGACACGGTCGAGGAAATCGCCCACGGACTCGCCCGAGCCGGGATCACCCGCGGGACCAAGACCGTACTGATGGCACCGCACGGCCCGGAGCTCTTCGCCCTCGCCTTCGCGCTCTTCCGGCTCGGCGCCGTCCCCGTCGTCGTCGACCCGGGCATGGGCGTGCGCCGGATGCTCCACTGCTACCGCGCCGTCGGCGCCGAGGCGTTCATCGGACCGCCCCTCGCCCACCTCGTACGGGTCCTCGGCCGCCGCACCTTCGGCCGCGTACGCATCCCCGTCACGCTGGGCCGCCGCCGGCTGTGGGGCGGCCACACCCTCCACGCGCTGCGCACCACCGGTGGACGAAGGACCCCCGCCGCCGACGTCGGCGGCGACGACCTCCTGATGATCGGCTTCACCACCGGAAGCACCGGCCCCGCCAAGGGAGTCGAGTACACCCACCGCATGGCGCTCTCCATCGCCCGCCAGATCGAGGCCGCCCACGGGCGCACCCGCGACGACACGTCACTGGTGACCCTGCCCTTCTACGGCATGCTCGACCTCGTCTACGGTTCCACCACCGTCCTCGCCCCCCTCGCACCGGCCAAGGTCGCCCAGGCCGACCCCGCCCTGCTCGTGGATGCGCTGGAACGTTTCGGTGCGACCACCATGTTCGCCTCGCCCGCCCTGCTGCGGAACCTCACCGACCACCTCACGGCCCTGGGCCGCCCGCTGCCCGACCTGCGCTGCATCGTCTCCGGCGGCGCGCCCGTCCCCGACTCGGTCGTCGCCGGCCTGCGC
This genomic interval carries:
- a CDS encoding YciI family protein; translation: MAKYLLLKHYRGAPAAVNDVPMDQWTPEEISAHMQYMTDFAARLEGTGEFVDGQALAPEGTFVRYDGEGRPPVTDGPFAETKDLIAGWMVIDVDSYERAVELAGELSAAPGAGGKPIHEWLELRPFLGCHTTVTE
- a CDS encoding alpha/beta hydrolase encodes the protein MHVYPQPQPQSQPPRRSRKKVWIGSAVAVALVAGAGAGLISWKTDWFDGNGESVSYAKPSTGAEKDKNNETGGGKQTSAPSADPDVSLPTGPFTDFKQTVKLDDGTRISKARVKGPKSGFEGSVWVWTPKEYDRPEYAKSAFPVMIALPGGNGNADNYWATMPQLGLQKAVAEGAAAGKSLPFILVMPILNPDNKYYYDGSDIPGQAKMGTWIGEDVPDLARANFRTYKSRDGWAFMGNSSGAFVGLKQLLQKPDRFRAVIANGGEIVPDSPLWKGHQAEMDANNPEKLAPKLIANKGPDVNVLFQYGTKEGGRDRMEKFQQQFGKGPLKVTIHEIQGGDHNGWDYVRGMKEGQLEELSKLMKGPKPQ
- a CDS encoding 3-oxoacyl-ACP synthase III family protein; this translates as MNTSTLNRHSRLEALGAHVPETVVTTRELTEGISAVRDADLQRITGIAERRVYDPDPAVAENSFSMALSAARDCLAASRYEAADLDVVISASITRFTDGGRFTFEPSFAALLARELGARPAVQFDVSNACAGMMTGVYLLDRMIRSGAVRNGLVVSGEQATAVAETAAREVTDSYDPQFASLSVGDSAAAVVLDASTDEADRIHYVELMTCSEYSHLCMGMPSDRSQGVALYTDNKKMHNRDRLKLWPRFHRDLLAKQGREFADEAFDYVIQHQVGTRFIDYVNQTAEAEFKTPMPSSLAVVEKYGNTATTAHFLTLREHLRAGTARPGSRFLMVPAASGVVTGALSATITNMGV